A stretch of Ferroacidibacillus organovorans DNA encodes these proteins:
- the menD gene encoding 2-succinyl-5-enolpyruvyl-6-hydroxy-3-cyclohexene-1-carboxylic-acid synthase has product MSSDGHLKPVVAFVDQLAQSGVKHLCISPGSRSTPLTIAGARQAGIEIYTILDERSAGFFAFGLARRSGEPVALVCTSGTAVANYLPAVIEAYYSRVPLLVITADRPAELREQGSNQTIRQTGIFSGHVKWEYEMPTAEDSPVLIKHARIAAARAVAAATASPAGPVHVNYPLREPLLPPREVELQSMPLSFYAGVLHPDPHAITRVMKRLAEARRVLIVSGPQSESAARAIERLAVKLNVVILADPLSGHRANGSSKTPVLAHADVWLRAGHSSLDEVRPDVILRFGRALTSKSVGQALAAWQNTWQIVVEESHLWSDPQECAAEIVQANPVSFCEVLASACDDFAQMRDLRRAYAFQLMELDHACREGLRERMDGLEPFFEGQLFFELARLLPDDTNLYVGNSMPIRDMDSFFPVTSTRLRVFANRGASGIDGVVSSAVGTAAYQREKTVLVIGDLSFFHDQNGLLAACHYHIPLVIVLVQNDGGGIFSMLPQATQQDVFSYFETPHGRDFQHTAALYGAHYTRARDWDDFREALHAGLMQEGLTLLQIDTDRAENARLHRAVLAPFGHASEDGAS; this is encoded by the coding sequence GTGAGCAGTGACGGGCATTTAAAGCCGGTCGTCGCATTTGTCGATCAACTGGCGCAATCAGGGGTAAAGCATCTGTGCATCTCGCCGGGTTCGCGTTCTACGCCACTGACCATTGCCGGGGCGCGGCAGGCCGGGATTGAGATTTACACCATTCTTGATGAACGGTCTGCCGGTTTTTTTGCATTTGGTCTCGCCAGACGAAGTGGCGAGCCGGTGGCCCTTGTCTGTACATCGGGAACAGCCGTCGCCAACTACCTGCCCGCGGTCATTGAGGCCTATTATTCGCGTGTACCGCTGCTTGTGATCACGGCAGATCGGCCTGCTGAACTGCGCGAACAGGGAAGCAATCAGACGATCCGTCAAACGGGGATTTTTTCCGGCCACGTAAAGTGGGAGTATGAGATGCCCACGGCGGAAGACTCGCCTGTGCTGATAAAGCATGCGCGTATCGCGGCGGCGCGCGCAGTTGCCGCGGCGACAGCGAGCCCGGCGGGGCCTGTGCACGTAAATTATCCGTTGCGCGAGCCGCTCTTGCCGCCTCGCGAGGTGGAATTGCAGAGCATGCCTCTCTCTTTTTATGCGGGCGTGCTGCATCCGGACCCGCACGCCATCACGCGCGTTATGAAACGGCTGGCAGAGGCCCGTCGCGTTTTGATCGTGAGCGGACCTCAGTCGGAGTCCGCTGCGCGTGCCATCGAGAGGCTCGCGGTGAAACTAAACGTAGTCATTCTTGCCGATCCACTTTCCGGGCATCGTGCAAATGGTAGTTCAAAGACGCCTGTGCTTGCACATGCGGATGTGTGGTTGCGCGCAGGCCATTCGTCACTTGACGAGGTCAGACCGGATGTGATTCTTCGATTTGGCAGAGCGCTCACCTCTAAATCGGTGGGGCAAGCGCTGGCGGCCTGGCAAAATACATGGCAGATTGTGGTCGAAGAAAGCCATCTCTGGAGCGATCCACAGGAGTGTGCCGCCGAGATTGTTCAGGCGAATCCGGTGAGCTTTTGTGAGGTGCTCGCGTCTGCCTGTGATGATTTTGCGCAAATGCGTGATTTGCGCCGCGCCTACGCTTTTCAGCTCATGGAGCTTGACCATGCTTGCAGAGAAGGCCTGCGCGAGCGCATGGACGGTCTCGAACCTTTTTTCGAGGGGCAGCTCTTTTTTGAATTGGCTCGTTTGCTCCCTGATGACACGAATCTTTACGTGGGAAACAGCATGCCGATTCGCGACATGGACAGCTTTTTCCCTGTTACTTCCACTCGTCTGCGTGTCTTTGCAAACCGCGGCGCAAGCGGGATTGACGGCGTCGTCTCAAGCGCGGTTGGAACAGCCGCCTATCAGCGCGAGAAAACGGTCCTCGTCATTGGCGATCTCTCGTTTTTTCACGATCAAAACGGCTTGCTTGCCGCCTGTCACTATCACATACCCCTGGTCATCGTCCTCGTGCAAAATGACGGGGGAGGCATCTTTTCCATGCTACCGCAGGCTACACAGCAGGATGTTTTTTCATATTTCGAAACGCCGCATGGACGCGATTTTCAACATACGGCTGCGCTCTATGGCGCGCACTACACACGCGCCCGGGACTGGGATGATTTCCGTGAGGCTCTGCATGCAGGACTTATGCAAGAAGGATTGACGCTGCTACAAATTGACACGGATCGAGCAGAGAACGCGCGCTTGCACCGCGCGGTGCTTGCGCCTTTTGGTCATGCGAGTGAGGATGGCGCATCGTGA